CTGGGCGGCGTCCGATGGCCCGAACGTCCACTGTTCACCGTCCGTTCCGGACAGTTCGACGCGGAACTCCCCGGCCGGCGCGGCCAGTCCGTGCACCGAGAACGCGAAGTCGCGGGTGCGGACGCCGAACCGCGCGATGTGCCACAGGCGGCGGGTCGGCTCGTGCCGCAGCCCGAGCGCGTCGTGGACGTCCTGCGCGTGGGCCCAGGTCTCCATCAGGCGCGCGGTCGCCATCGACGCCGCGCTCATCGGCGGCCCGTACCACGGAAGCTTCCGCCCCTCCGGTACCTGCGCCAGCTCCTCGGCCAGCTGCGCACGCCCTGCCCGCCACAGTGCCAGCAGCTCCTCGCGCGGCTTTTCGGCCAGGTCCCGCGCGCCCTGGTCGACGAAGTCCGCACCCACCGTCAGCGCCCGCTGCACCTCCGCCGGGAAGTCCTCGGGAGTGCGCACCGCGATCAGCGCCTTGGCGTCGGTCCACGCCAGGTGCGCGATCTGGTGCGCGATCGTCCAGCCCTCCGCCGGGGTGGGGGTCGACCACTCGGCCCCGGCCACCAGCTCGTCCAGCTCCCGGCTCTCGCCGGCCAGGTCCTCCAGGATCGGTCCGGGGTCCGCCACGCCATCCGCCTCCTTGCGCACGCTTCGCAGCGAAGCGTGGCACCCCGGTGCGGAAAAATCAAGCACGCTTGATTGTTTTTCCTAGCACGGTCTGCCGACACGCCCGCATCTTGGGGTACCAGGACGGCGACACCCCAAGATGTAGTCTTCGATCACCGGCGGGGCCGCACGCCTGAAGAGGCGCAGGCGGGCCCTCCGGGACGAGTCGTGCCCACCCCCAGCACGCCGGCACCCAGGCCGGTGTGCCGATGAAACGCGCCCGAAAACGGAGTGATGCATGTCTGTGGAAACCTCCCCGGCGCCGGCAGCCACGCTGCGGGTCATCCGCCGGGACGGTGCCGCGTCGCCCTTCGACGCGAACCGGATCTCCGTCGCGCTGACCAAGGCGTTCCTCGCCGCCGAAGGTGACGAGGCCGCCGGGTCGTCGCGGCTGCACCACGTGGTCGCCGAGCTGACCGAGCAGGTCGAGGCCGCGCTGCGACGGCACGCCACCGGTGACGCCGTGCACCTCGAGCAGATCCAGGACCTGGTGGAACTGGCCCTGATGCGGGGCGGCCACCACAAGGTCGCCCGCGCCTACGTGCTCTACCGCGAGGAACACGCCCGCGCCCGCGAGACCGCGCCGCCGCCCGCGGCGATCCGCGTCCAGCACACCGACGGTGAGCTGCGCCCGCTGGACCGCGATCGCCTCGCCCGCGTCGTCGGCGAGGCCGTCGCCGGGATCGCCGACGTCGCCGTCGAGCCGGTCCTGGCCGAGGCCGAACGCACCCTCTACGACGGCATCAGCACCGACGAGCTGGCGCTGGCCCTGATCATGGCCGCCCGCACGCTGGTGGAGCGCGAGCCCAGCTATTCGGCCGTCACCGCCCGCCTGCTGCTCGACAAACTGCGCGGCGAGGCGCTGAGCCACCTCGCCGGCGAGCCACGCCAGGCGTCGCACGCCGAGCTGGACTACCCCGGCTACTTCCGCCAGTACCTGCGCCGCGCGATCGAGCTGGAGCTGGTGGACCCCGAGCTGGCGGCCTTCGACCTGGACCGGGTGACCGCCGCGATCCGGCCCGAGCGGGACCTCGACTTCGGCTTCCTCGGCCTGCAAACCCTCTACGACCGGTATTTCCTGCACGAGCGCGGCACCCGCTTCGAGCTGCCGCAGGCGTTCTTCCTGCGGGTCGCGATGGGGCTGGCCCTGCGCGAGGACGACAGGGAATCTCGTGCTGTGGAGTTTTACGACCTGCTGTCGAGCTTCGACTTCATGGCCTCGACGCCGACGCTGTTCAACTCCGGCACCACCCGGGCGCAGCTGTCGTCGTGCTTCCTGACGACGGTCGACGACAGTCTGGACGCGATCTTCCAGTCCTACAAGAACAACGCGCTGCTGGCGAAGTACTCCGGCGGCCTGGGCAACGACTGGACGCCGGTGCGCGGGCTGGGCGCGCACATCAAGGGCACCAACGGCACGTCCCAGGGCGTGGTGCCGTTCCTGAAGATCGCCAACGACACCGCGGTCGCGGTCAACCAGGGCGGCAAGCGCAAGGGTGCGGCCTGCGCCTACCTCGAGACCTGGCACATCGACGTCGAGGAGTTCCTCGACCTGCGCAAGAACACCGGCGACGACCGCCGCCGCACCCACGACATGAACACCGCCAACTGGGTGCCCGACGAGTTCCTCCGCCGCGTCGAAGCCGATGGCCGGTGGACCCTGTTCTCCCCCGACGAGACGCCGGACCTGCACGACCTCTACGGCAACGCCTTCGCGCAGCGCTACCGCGAGTACGAAGCCGCGGCCGACCGCGGCGAGATCCGGGTGTTCCGCCGGGTCCGCGCGGTCGAACTGTGGCGGCGGATGCTGACCATGCTGTTCGAGACCGGCCACCCGTGGATCACCTTCAAGGACCCGTGCAACCTGCGCTCGCCCCAGCAGCACGCGGGCGTGGTGCACTCGTCCAACCTGTGCACCGAGATCACGCTGAACACCAGCGCCGACGAGGTCGCCGTGTGCAACCTCGGGTCGGTCAACCTGGCCCGCCACGTCACGGCCGGGGGCCTGGACACCGCGAAGCTGGAGCGCACCGTGCGCACCGCGGTGCGGATGCTGGACAACGTGGTGGACATCAACTTCTACACGATCCCGGAGGCGCGCCGGTCCAACCTGCGGCACCGCCCGGTCGGCCTGGGGCTGATGGGCTACCAGGACGCGCTGTTCACGCTCGGCCTGCCGGTGGACAGCCCGGCTGCGGTCGAGTTCGCCGACCGCAGCATGGAACACCTGAGCTACCACGCGATCGCGGCGTCGGCGGAGCTGGCGCGGGAGCGGGGCGCCTACGAGACGTTCGACGGCTCGCTGTGGAGCCAGGGCGTGCTGCCGATCGACTCGCTGCGGCTGCTCGAGCAGGCCCGCGAGGGCGACGCGCTCGACGTCGACCACTCGTCCACGCTGGACTGGGACGCGCTGCGGGACCGGGTGCGCGGCGGGATGCGCAACTCCAACGTCATGGCGATCGCGCCGACCGCGACGATCTCCAACATCTGCGGCGTGGGCCAGTCGATCGAGCCGCTGTTCCAGAACCTCTACGTGAAGTCGAACATGTCCGGTGACTTCACCGTGATCAACCCGCACCTGGTCGCCGCGCTGAAGGAACGCGGGCTGTGGGACGAGGCCATGGTGGCCGACCTGAAGTACTTCGACGGCAGCCTGGCCCACATCGACCGGGTGCCGGCCGACCTCAAGCGGCTGTACGCGACCGCCTTCGAGATCGACAGCCGCTGGCTGGTGGATGCGGCCTCGCGGCGGCAGAAGTGGATCGACCAGGCGCAGTCGCTCAACCTGTACCTGGCCGCGCCCAGCGGCCGCAAGCTCGACGAGCTGTACCGCTACGCCTGGCACAAGGGCCTGAAGACGACCTACTACCTGCGCGCGCAGGCGGCCACGAGCGTGGAGAAGAGCACGCTGCGCGGTACTGACGGCAAGCTCAACGCCGTCCCCGCAGCCGTTCCCGCGGCCGTTCCCGCGGCGGTCCCGGAACCCGGGTTCGCCGCCTGCCGCATCGACGACCCCGACTGCGAGGCCTGCCAGTGAGCACCATCGACACCGACACGACCGGTCTGGGCGCGATCAGCCGCGGCGCCGACCGGGTGAGCGTGGACGACAAGGCGATGATCAACGCCCGCGCCGACGTCAACCAGCTGCTGCCGCTGAAATACCACTGGGCGTGGGAGAAGTACCTGGCCGGCTGCACCAACCACTGGATGCCGACCGAGGTGGCGATGCAGGCCGACATCGCGCTGTGGAAGTCGCCGGACGGGCTGACCGAGGACGAGCGCCGCATGATCAAGCGCAACCTCGGCTTCTTCGCCACCGCGGAGTCGCTGGTGGCGAACAACCTGGTGCTCGCGGTGTACCGGCAGATCACCAACCCGGAGTGCCGCCAGTACCTGCTGCGCCAGGCGTTCGAGGAGGCTGTGCACACCCACACCTTCCAGTACATCTGCGAAAGCCTGGGCCTGGACGAGGGCGAGCTGTTCAACGCCTACCGCGAGGTGCCCGCCATCACCGACAAGGACGCGTGGGCGCTGCGCTACACCCGCAACCTGGAGAACCCGGACTTCGCGACCGGCACCGCCGAGGCCGACCAGGACTTCCTGCGCGACCTGGTGGCGTTCTACGTGGTGTTCGAGGGGATGTGGTTCTACACCGGGTTCGCGCAGATCCTGTCGCTGGGACGGCGGAACAAGATGGTCGGGATCGCCGAGCAGTTCCAGTACATCCTGCGCGACGAGTCGATCCACCTGAACTTCGGCATCGACTGCATCAACCAGATCAAGATCGAGAACCCGCACCTGTGGTCGCCGGAGTTCCAGGCCGAGGTGCGGGAGATGCTCACGCAGGCGTGCGAGCTGGAGGTCGCCTACGCGCGGGACACCATGCCGCGCGGCATGCTCGGGCTCTCGGCGGCGCTGTGCGAGCAGTACCTGCACTTCATCACCGACCGGCGCGCCCAGCAGATCGGGCTGGCCCCGATCTTCGGGGAGAACGAGAACCCGTTCCCGTGGATGTCGGAGGCGATGGACCTGCGCAAGGAGAAGAACTTCTTCGAGACCAGGGTGACCGAGTACCAGACCGGCGGGTCGCTGGCCTGGGACTGACCGCCGGGTGAAGTTGCCCCTTGCCGGGGGCGGGGGTGGTGCGGGACGGTGGTGATCGCAGCTCTGCGCAAGGAGGCGTGATCGTGACTGTCGCCAGGGCAATCCGGGAACGGGTTCCACCCCTGACCGCCATCCCCCTCCCCCGGGCCGTCGACCGGCGTCTGCTGGACCAGCGGTGGCCGGTGCGGGAGCTCGCCGCACCGCCGCCCGGCAGCGGGCTCGCACCGGTCCTCGGTGACGCGGGCGCACCGGTCCTCGGGCACGCGATCGACTCGATGCGGTTCGGGCTGGACTTCGCGCTGCACCGGTACGCCAAGTACGGGCCGGTGTCGTGGATGGGGGCGTTCGGGCAGCGGATCGTGGTGCTGGCCGGCCCGGACGCCACCCAGGCGGTGCTGGTGAACCGGGACAAGGCGTTCTCGCAGGAGGGCTGGCGGGTCTTCATCGAGCGGTTCTTCCACCGCGGGCTCATGCTGCTGGACTTCGAGGAGCACCACCTGCACCGGCGGATCATGCAGGAGGCGTTCACCCGGGACAAGCTCGCCGTCTACCTGCGGCAGGCCGCGCCGGTGCTGCGTGCCGGCGTGTCGGCGTGGGGCGGGGACCGCCGGCTGCGGCTGTACTGGCTGCTCAAGCGGCTCACGCTGGACGTCGCGAGCCGGGTGTTCATGGACATGCCACCGGGTGCGGACGCCGAGGCGCTCAACCGGGCGTTCGTCGGGACGGTCCGGGCCGCGACGGCGCTGGTGCGGGTGCCGGTGCCGGGCGGCCGGTGGGCGGCGGGCCTGCACGGGCGGCGGGTGCTGGAACGCTACTTCACCGAGAAGCTGCCGTCGAAGCGGCGCAGTGGGGGCGCCGACCTGTTCTCCGCGCTGTGCCACGCGCGCGGCGACGACGGGGCCGAGTTCACCGACGACGACGTGGTCAACCACATGATCTTCCTGATGATGGCCGCCCACGACACCGCGACGATCACCAGCTCCGCGGTGGCCTACCACCTGGCGAAGCACCCCGAGTGGCAGGAGCGGGCGCGCGCCGAGTCGCTGGCGCTGGGCGGCGATCTGCCGGACCTCGAAGCACTGGAGTCGTTGCGGACCCTGGACCTGGTGATCAAGGAGGCGCTGCGGCTGACCGCGCCGGTGCCGTCGCTGCCGCGCATGACGGTGCGGGACACCGAGGTGCTCGGCCACTACCTGCCGGCCGGCACGTTGTGCAACGTCTCGCCGAACACCAACCACTACTCGCCGGACCACTGGACGAATCCGCACGCGTTCGACCCGGAGCGGTTCGCGGAGGGCCGCCGGGAGGACAAGTCGCACCGGTTCGCGTGGATGCCGTTCGGCGGCGGGGCGCACAAGTGCATCGGCATGCACTTCGGGACGAACGAGGTGAAGCTGCTGATGCACGAGATGCTGCGCACCTACCGCTGGTCGGTGCCCGAGGACTACCGGCTGAAGTGGGACTACGTGTCACTGCCCGTCCCGGTCGACGGGCTGACCGTCCACCTGAAGCGCCTACGGTGACGGTGGACGGCGGTGCGCCCGCAGCGCCGCCAGCGCCCGGTCGGCGTGCACGGCCATCCGCAGTTCGCTCTTGATCACGTCCAGCACTCGGCGCTCGGTGCCGATCACGAAGGTCTGCCGCTTGGTCAGCAGCGGGCCGAACGAGCGGCGCACGCCGAACTGCCGGGCCACCGTCCCGTCGGCATCGGACAGCAACGGGTAGTCGAACCCGTGCCGGGCGGAGAACTCCTGCTGCCGCCCCACCGGATCCGGGCTGATCCCCACCCGCTGGGCGCCGACCTCGGCGAACTCCTGGGCCAGATCCCGGAAGTGGCAGCTCTCCGCCGTGCAACCGGGAGTCAGCGCGGCCGGGTAGAAGAACAGCACGACCGGCCCGGCGGTCAGGAGCCCGGACAGGGTGCGCGGCTGCCCCCGCTCGTCGGGCAGGGTGAAGTCCGGGGCGAGCTCGCCCGGCCTCATCCCGTCACCGTGGCATCGGTGTGCTGCTCGATGAGCTGGTCCACCTCGTCCCCGGTCGCGGTTTCGGCCACGAACGCGCCGCGCGCGGCGATCACGCCGTGCCGCCGCAGCCGGTCGGCCTGCTCACGGCTGCGCACACCCTCCGCGCCGATCCGCAGCTTCAGCTCGCGCGCCCGGACGACCAGCTGGTCCAGGTGCCGGGCCGCGGTCTCCGGCTCACCGTCGGCGAGGGCGTCGACCACCGGCCCGGACAGGATCACGTGCTGCACCGGCAGCTGGTGCTGCGGGATCAGCTCGAGGTCGGCCGATCCCTGCACGGTCAGCACCAGCTTGGCGCCGAGGTCGGCCAGCACGGTGAGCGAGTCGAGCACCTCGCCGCGCGGGTCCAGGATCGCCGCGCTGTCGGTGCACAGCCGCAGTGCCTTCGCCGGCAGCTCGTTGCGGTCGAGCTCGTCCTTGACCATCGCCACCAGGTCGGGTTCGATCGCGAGCCGGTTGGGCAGCCGGATGCACACGTCGGGCGCCGCGTCGCCGTAGCGCGCCCGCCACCGCGCGGTCGCCCGCAGCGACTCGGTCAGCAGCCACTTGCCGAGCGGGATCGTCATGCCGGTGGTGTCGGCCAGCGGGAAGAAGTCCTCCGCGGGCAGCTCGCCCAGCTCCGGGTGGTGCCAGCGCAGGCCCGCGTTGACCGCGGCGATCTCGTCCGGGCTGGCGAGCTTCACCGTCGGCTGGTAGATCAGCTCGAACTGCCCGTTCTCCAGGGCACCGGCGATCTCCGCGCCGAGCCGGTAGCGGGCCCGGTCCCGGGCGTCCAGCTCGGGGTCGAACAGCATCCACTGCGCCTTGCCGGCTTCCTTGGCGCGGTGCAGCGCGATCTCCGCCGCGCGCTGGATGTCCTCGACGCCGCCGTCGCGCACGTCCCGCACCACGATGCCGGCGCTGGCGCTGACCCCCACGCCGTGCTCGCCGATGTAGATCGGCTCGGCCAGGTCCTCCAGCGCGGTCTCGACGAGCGTGATCACCTTCGCCGGGGTGAGCTCGCCGCGCAGCAGGACGGCGAACCCGTCCCCGGACAGCCGGGCCACGAGGGCCTCGTGCTCGGTGAAGGTCTGCTTGAGCTTCTTGGCGGCGCCGCGCAGCACCGCGTCGCCGACGCCCGCGCCGAGCCCGTCGTTGATCACCTTGAACCCGTCGAGGTCCAGGTAGATCAGGGCGACCTGACCGTGTGCGGACGGGCCGAGCGCGCTCTCCAGCATGGTGCGGAAGCGGGAGGCGTTGGACAGGCCGGTGAGCGAGTCGTGGATGAGCTGGTGCCGCAGGGTTTCCTGCAGCTCGTGCACCTCGTTCGCGTCGGCCGCCATCAGCACCGGGAACCGGGTGCCGGGCCGGTCCCCGGGCAGGCGGGTGAGGACGACGTCGGCCCAGATACCGGCGTCGTCGGCGTGGGCGAGCCGGATCCGGTCGGTGATGGCCTCGAGGTCGGTCTCGGCGAGCTCGGACAACCCGGCGGTGACCCGCTCGCGGTCCCGGGCGTCGAAGGCCAGGTCGGTGAGACGGCGGCCGCACAGCCGGTCCGGGCGGTGCCCGAGGAACTTGCCGAGCTCCTTGTTGACCTCGACGATCGTGCCGTCCGGGTCCGCCATCGCGATGCCGACGGGCGCGGTGCGGTAGAGGGTGGTGAACCGGCGGACCGCTGCGTCCCGGGCCGACTCGGCCTCGGCCAGGGCGGTGCGGGTGAAGTCGCGGAGGAGGCGCTCCAACTCGTCCGGGGGAAGCGCTACTCCCTCCGTGTCAGCCAGACGCGCGGCCCACTGCCGGGTCAGCTCCGCCAACCCTGGTGCGGGACCAGGTTCCGACACGCTCCACCTCTTCTGTAGAACGACGATGGGCAGGTCAGGCCCGGGGCGGGCACCGACGAACCCGCTCCGGGCCGGTGCCGACCCGGAGTCATGTCACGCCATCACGCCCGAACAGCCATGTCTACCGGCCGAACGTGTGATGATCAGTGTAGATGCAGTCACCAATGGTGATCATTTCGGCTACCGCGGCGCGCCGCGGTCAACACAACGGTCGTCGCCTCTTCCGGGCGACGGGGCCGGCCCGGCGAGCCCGTCGCACCGCGCTCGCGAGCCGTCTCAGCTCCGCGCGTCGAGCGTGGTGTCGATGAACGCGCGAGTGGCCGCGGTGACCGGACCCTGCCGGTGCACCAGCCACTGCGGCAGCCGCTCGGGCGGGTCGAACCGGTAGACGTCCGCGCCGGCGCGGACGGCGAGGTCCGTCCAGCCGTCCGGCATCAGCCCGGCTCCGATGCCCTTGAGCACCATCGGCAGCACCACGCTCCGGTCCCCAGCCTCGGCCGCGATCGTCAGGTCACCGACGGTCGCGGCCAGCCGGTCGAACAGCGCCCGCACCGCGGTGGCCGGCTTGGTCACGACGAACCGCATGCCACGCAGCACCTCGGGGCTCACCGACGGCCCGGGCACGTCGAGCGTGCCGGGCGGTACGACCAGCAGGAACTCCTCGTCCCGCAGGTGGTGGGTGACCAGCCCGCGGCCGGACGGGCGCTCTGCGCTGCCGCACACCCCGACCTCGCACCGGCCCTGCGCCACCATCGCGATCACCTCCGCGGCGGAGACCGCCGCGGAGGTGCTGACCATCACCCCGGGATGGCGCTCGGCCAGCTCGGCGATGACGTTGGTGACCGGTTCCAGTCCGGACGACGAGGTCGCGGCCACGTCCACCCGGCCCGCGGCGCCGTCACCGATCGCGCCCGCCGCGGCGCGCAGCGCGTCGAGGTCGCGCAGCACCAGCCGCGCCCGTCCGGCCAGCGCCTCGCCCGCGGCGCTCAGCACGGCGTGCCGCCCGACGCGGTGGAAGAGCGTGACGCCCAGTTCGTGCTCGAGCTTGCCGATGGCGCGGGACAGCGAGGGCTGCGCGACGTGCAGCGCCTTCGCCGCCGCGGTGAACCCGCCGTACTCCACGATCGCGACGAAGTACTCCAGCTGGCGGCGTTCCATCCCCTCCCCGTCCATAGCGAAGCGCTATGGGAATGGTGTCACAGATGTCTTGGACGTTCGCCCCGTCGAGGGTGTCTACTCGATCCGTGTTCACCACCCGGCCCACGCTGCAGGGCACCCACGGCATGGTGTCGTCGACGCACTGGCTGGCCTCGGCGACCGCGATGGCCGTCCTGGAGGACGACGGGAACGCGTTCGACGCCGCGGTGGCCGCGGGGTTCGTGCTGCACGTCGTCGAACCGCACCTCAACGGCCCGGCCGGCGAGGTCCCGATCATCCTCGCGCCCGCCGGTCAGCCGCCGCGCGTGCTGTGCGGGCAGGGCCCGGCGCCGGCCGGGGCGACGGTTTCGCACTACACCTCGCTCGGCCTCGACCTGGTGCCCGGCACCGGCCCGCTGGCCGCCGCCGTGCCCGGCGCGTTCGACGCCTGGATGCTCCTGCTGCGCGACCACGGCACGAAGACACTGGCCCAGGTGCTCCGGTACGCGATCGGGTACGCCGAGCACGGGCACCCGGCCGTGGAGCGCATCGGTGCGGCGATCGCGGCCGTCCGGGACCTGTTCGAACGGGAGTGGACGAGCTCGGCCGAGGTCTACCTGCGCGGCGGCCGCCCGCCGCGGCCGGGCGAGCTGCTGCGCAATCCGGCGCTGGCCGCGACCTGGCGCCGGGTGATCGCCGAGGCCGAGGCCGCCGGGCCGGGCCGGGAGACCCAGATCGACGCGGCACGGCGGATCTGGCGCGAGGGTTTCATCGCCGAGGCGATCGCCGCCGCGGCGGCACGCCCCACTATGGACACCTCCGGCGAACGGCACGCGGGCACCCTCACCGCCGGCGACCTCGCCGCCTTCGAGGCGCAGTACGAAGACCCGGTCACCTACGACTGGCGCGGGTGGACGGTCGCCAAGTGCGGCCTGTGGAGCCAGGGCCCGGCGTTCCTGCAGCAGCTCGCCCTGCTGCCCGAGGATCTGGAGTACGGCACACCGGACTACCTGCACACCCTCGTCGAGGGCACCAAGCTGGCGATGGCCGACCGCGAGGCGTGGTACGGCGACAACACCGACATCGCCCCGGAAACCCTGCTCTCCCGTGAGTACAACGACGCCCGCCGCGCCCTGATCGGCGCGGACGCGTCCACCGAGCTGCGGCCCGGTGCACCCGGCGGGCGGCAGCCGCGGCTGAGCAAGCAGGCCGAGCTGTCCATCGGTGGCGCCGTGCCCCCGCCACCCGCCGCCGGGACGGGCGAGCCGACCGTCGCCAAGGACGGCGCGACCCGCGGCGACACCTGCCACCTCGACGTCGCCGACCGCTGGGGCAACCTGGTCGCCGCCACCCCGAGCGGCGGCTGGTTGCAGTCCAACCCGGTCATCCCGGCGCTGGGCTTCCCACTGGGCACCCGGCTGCAGATGGCGTGGCTCGACGAGGGCCTGCCGAACTCGCTGGTGCCGGGCCGCCGGCCGCGCACCACGCTGTCGCCGTCGATGGCGTTGCGCGACGGGGTGCCGGTGATGGCGTTCGGCACCCCCGGCGGTGACCAGCAGGACCAGTGGAG
The sequence above is a segment of the Amycolatopsis viridis genome. Coding sequences within it:
- a CDS encoding TIGR03084 family metal-binding protein is translated as MADPGPILEDLAGESRELDELVAGAEWSTPTPAEGWTIAHQIAHLAWTDAKALIAVRTPEDFPAEVQRALTVGADFVDQGARDLAEKPREELLALWRAGRAQLAEELAQVPEGRKLPWYGPPMSAASMATARLMETWAHAQDVHDALGLRHEPTRRLWHIARFGVRTRDFAFSVHGLAAPAGEFRVELSGTDGEQWTFGPSDAAQRVTGSALGFCLIVTQRRHPADTDVVAVGADAGKWLEIAQAFAGPPGSGRKAGQFA
- a CDS encoding ribonucleoside-diphosphate reductase subunit alpha, which translates into the protein MSVETSPAPAATLRVIRRDGAASPFDANRISVALTKAFLAAEGDEAAGSSRLHHVVAELTEQVEAALRRHATGDAVHLEQIQDLVELALMRGGHHKVARAYVLYREEHARARETAPPPAAIRVQHTDGELRPLDRDRLARVVGEAVAGIADVAVEPVLAEAERTLYDGISTDELALALIMAARTLVEREPSYSAVTARLLLDKLRGEALSHLAGEPRQASHAELDYPGYFRQYLRRAIELELVDPELAAFDLDRVTAAIRPERDLDFGFLGLQTLYDRYFLHERGTRFELPQAFFLRVAMGLALREDDRESRAVEFYDLLSSFDFMASTPTLFNSGTTRAQLSSCFLTTVDDSLDAIFQSYKNNALLAKYSGGLGNDWTPVRGLGAHIKGTNGTSQGVVPFLKIANDTAVAVNQGGKRKGAACAYLETWHIDVEEFLDLRKNTGDDRRRTHDMNTANWVPDEFLRRVEADGRWTLFSPDETPDLHDLYGNAFAQRYREYEAAADRGEIRVFRRVRAVELWRRMLTMLFETGHPWITFKDPCNLRSPQQHAGVVHSSNLCTEITLNTSADEVAVCNLGSVNLARHVTAGGLDTAKLERTVRTAVRMLDNVVDINFYTIPEARRSNLRHRPVGLGLMGYQDALFTLGLPVDSPAAVEFADRSMEHLSYHAIAASAELARERGAYETFDGSLWSQGVLPIDSLRLLEQAREGDALDVDHSSTLDWDALRDRVRGGMRNSNVMAIAPTATISNICGVGQSIEPLFQNLYVKSNMSGDFTVINPHLVAALKERGLWDEAMVADLKYFDGSLAHIDRVPADLKRLYATAFEIDSRWLVDAASRRQKWIDQAQSLNLYLAAPSGRKLDELYRYAWHKGLKTTYYLRAQAATSVEKSTLRGTDGKLNAVPAAVPAAVPAAVPEPGFAACRIDDPDCEACQ
- a CDS encoding ribonucleotide-diphosphate reductase subunit beta translates to MSTIDTDTTGLGAISRGADRVSVDDKAMINARADVNQLLPLKYHWAWEKYLAGCTNHWMPTEVAMQADIALWKSPDGLTEDERRMIKRNLGFFATAESLVANNLVLAVYRQITNPECRQYLLRQAFEEAVHTHTFQYICESLGLDEGELFNAYREVPAITDKDAWALRYTRNLENPDFATGTAEADQDFLRDLVAFYVVFEGMWFYTGFAQILSLGRRNKMVGIAEQFQYILRDESIHLNFGIDCINQIKIENPHLWSPEFQAEVREMLTQACELEVAYARDTMPRGMLGLSAALCEQYLHFITDRRAQQIGLAPIFGENENPFPWMSEAMDLRKEKNFFETRVTEYQTGGSLAWD
- a CDS encoding cytochrome P450: MTVARAIRERVPPLTAIPLPRAVDRRLLDQRWPVRELAAPPPGSGLAPVLGDAGAPVLGHAIDSMRFGLDFALHRYAKYGPVSWMGAFGQRIVVLAGPDATQAVLVNRDKAFSQEGWRVFIERFFHRGLMLLDFEEHHLHRRIMQEAFTRDKLAVYLRQAAPVLRAGVSAWGGDRRLRLYWLLKRLTLDVASRVFMDMPPGADAEALNRAFVGTVRAATALVRVPVPGGRWAAGLHGRRVLERYFTEKLPSKRRSGGADLFSALCHARGDDGAEFTDDDVVNHMIFLMMAAHDTATITSSAVAYHLAKHPEWQERARAESLALGGDLPDLEALESLRTLDLVIKEALRLTAPVPSLPRMTVRDTEVLGHYLPAGTLCNVSPNTNHYSPDHWTNPHAFDPERFAEGRREDKSHRFAWMPFGGGAHKCIGMHFGTNEVKLLMHEMLRTYRWSVPEDYRLKWDYVSLPVPVDGLTVHLKRLR
- a CDS encoding peroxiredoxin, yielding MRPGELAPDFTLPDERGQPRTLSGLLTAGPVVLFFYPAALTPGCTAESCHFRDLAQEFAEVGAQRVGISPDPVGRQQEFSARHGFDYPLLSDADGTVARQFGVRRSFGPLLTKRQTFVIGTERRVLDVIKSELRMAVHADRALAALRAHRRPPSP
- a CDS encoding diguanylate cyclase domain-containing protein, whose protein sequence is MTRQWAARLADTEGVALPPDELERLLRDFTRTALAEAESARDAAVRRFTTLYRTAPVGIAMADPDGTIVEVNKELGKFLGHRPDRLCGRRLTDLAFDARDRERVTAGLSELAETDLEAITDRIRLAHADDAGIWADVVLTRLPGDRPGTRFPVLMAADANEVHELQETLRHQLIHDSLTGLSNASRFRTMLESALGPSAHGQVALIYLDLDGFKVINDGLGAGVGDAVLRGAAKKLKQTFTEHEALVARLSGDGFAVLLRGELTPAKVITLVETALEDLAEPIYIGEHGVGVSASAGIVVRDVRDGGVEDIQRAAEIALHRAKEAGKAQWMLFDPELDARDRARYRLGAEIAGALENGQFELIYQPTVKLASPDEIAAVNAGLRWHHPELGELPAEDFFPLADTTGMTIPLGKWLLTESLRATARWRARYGDAAPDVCIRLPNRLAIEPDLVAMVKDELDRNELPAKALRLCTDSAAILDPRGEVLDSLTVLADLGAKLVLTVQGSADLELIPQHQLPVQHVILSGPVVDALADGEPETAARHLDQLVVRARELKLRIGAEGVRSREQADRLRRHGVIAARGAFVAETATGDEVDQLIEQHTDATVTG
- a CDS encoding LysR family transcriptional regulator; amino-acid sequence: MDGEGMERRQLEYFVAIVEYGGFTAAAKALHVAQPSLSRAIGKLEHELGVTLFHRVGRHAVLSAAGEALAGRARLVLRDLDALRAAAGAIGDGAAGRVDVAATSSSGLEPVTNVIAELAERHPGVMVSTSAAVSAAEVIAMVAQGRCEVGVCGSAERPSGRGLVTHHLRDEEFLLVVPPGTLDVPGPSVSPEVLRGMRFVVTKPATAVRALFDRLAATVGDLTIAAEAGDRSVVLPMVLKGIGAGLMPDGWTDLAVRAGADVYRFDPPERLPQWLVHRQGPVTAATRAFIDTTLDARS
- a CDS encoding gamma-glutamyltransferase family protein; the encoded protein is MFTTRPTLQGTHGMVSSTHWLASATAMAVLEDDGNAFDAAVAAGFVLHVVEPHLNGPAGEVPIILAPAGQPPRVLCGQGPAPAGATVSHYTSLGLDLVPGTGPLAAAVPGAFDAWMLLLRDHGTKTLAQVLRYAIGYAEHGHPAVERIGAAIAAVRDLFEREWTSSAEVYLRGGRPPRPGELLRNPALAATWRRVIAEAEAAGPGRETQIDAARRIWREGFIAEAIAAAAARPTMDTSGERHAGTLTAGDLAAFEAQYEDPVTYDWRGWTVAKCGLWSQGPAFLQQLALLPEDLEYGTPDYLHTLVEGTKLAMADREAWYGDNTDIAPETLLSREYNDARRALIGADASTELRPGAPGGRQPRLSKQAELSIGGAVPPPPAAGTGEPTVAKDGATRGDTCHLDVADRWGNLVAATPSGGWLQSNPVIPALGFPLGTRLQMAWLDEGLPNSLVPGRRPRTTLSPSMALRDGVPVMAFGTPGGDQQDQWSVQFFLAVALRENVRGGPDLQGAIDAPNWHTDSFPSSFYPRAMQPGSVTVESRIGDAAIAGLRRRGHDVTVAGPWSEGRLCAVARDPETGVLSAAANPRGMQGYAAGR